In the Oncorhynchus keta strain PuntledgeMale-10-30-2019 chromosome 14, Oket_V2, whole genome shotgun sequence genome, one interval contains:
- the LOC118393766 gene encoding GTP-binding protein RAD-like translates to MTLNKGDKLRNMDKRRGSMPFPMHLQNLHRRSMPVDDREMRKVQTGELSNLMRCTSYTPGEPHRDSCVSDSSDSVISSGSDSEGHVYKVVLLGEQGVGKSSLARIFGGVEDGHDCDETGNTYDRSIEVDEEEASILLYDIWEQDNSQWLKEQCMRIGDAYIIVYSVTDKSSFEKASELRIQLRRARQSENIPIILVGNKSDLVRSREVSVDEGSACAVVFDCKFIETSANLHHNVRDLFEGMVRQIRLRKDSKEENARRMANCKRRESIGKKAKRFLGRMVARKNKKMAFRQKSKSCHDLSVL, encoded by the exons ATGACTTTGAACAAAGGTGACAAATTGCGGAACATGGACAAAAGGAGAGGGAGCATGCCGTTTCCCATGCACCTGCAGAACCTGCACAGAAGAAGCATGCCAGTGGACGACCGCGAGATGCGCAAGGTGCAAACTGGAGAGCTGTCCAACCTCATGCGCTGCACGTCCTACACCCCCGGCGAGCCTCACCGAGACAGCTGTGTATCGGACTCGTCGGATTCCGTTATCTCCTCCGGCAGCGACTCGGAGGGACATGTGTACAAGGTGGTTCTCCTCGGCGAGCAGGGTGTCGGCAAGTCTAGCCTGGCACGTATTTTCGGTGGAGTCGAGGATGGTCACGACTGCGacgagacag GAAACACATATGACAGATCGATCGAGGTGGACGAGGAGGAGGCGTCCATCTTGTTGTACGACATTTGGGAGCAG GATAACAGTCAGTGGCTGAAGGAACAGTGCATGAGGATAGGTGACGCCTACATCATCGTCTACTCAGTGACAGACAAGTCCAGCTTTGAGAAGGCGTCAGAGCTACGCATCCAGCTACGCAGAGCTCGCCAGTCTGAAAACATTCCCATCATCCTTGTGGGCAATAAGAGCGACCTGGTGCGGTCCAGAGAAGTCTCTGTGGATG aggGCAGTGCCTGCGCTGTGGTGTTTGACTGCAAGTTCATTGAGACCTCAGCCAATCTCCACCACAACGTCAGGGACCTGTTCGAGGGCATGGTCCGGCAGATCCGACTGCGCAAAGACAGCAAGGAGGAGAACGCTCGCCGTATGGCCAACTGCAAACGACGCGAGAGCATTGGCAAGAAGGCCAAGCGTTTCCTGGGCCGTATGGTGGCCCGGAAGAACAAGAAGATGGCCTTCAGACAGAAGTCCAAGTCCTGCCATGACCTCTCGGTCCTCTGA